A single Paraburkholderia sp. D15 DNA region contains:
- a CDS encoding fimbrial protein → MSQRKWWFLQVLFLAVMAFGWTASARADCPTTGLPKTFNYGPIAVSNNLAVGDVIPGTVQSFTLSGKCSAGSLANQTVVACPSSQYPVSGTSDVYSTGLAGVGMRMRNSSGTPLIGSGYCDVRSSLGTTAADGSFNVSGTLELVKTGTITGGTITPTSTVANYFTGLLGTGVVLNNGTNTMQIANGTAIRTVTCSVTAATAYQTVPLATISPSMLANAGAVAAKTPFSLALNCDKGISVAITFTSASGASGIPSVLGSNGSASGVGVQLLDASQKPITLGTALPLTSSTLGNDSFPFYAQYYRLSAATVKAGRVNATGIFTMSYQ, encoded by the coding sequence ATGTCGCAACGCAAGTGGTGGTTCCTGCAAGTACTTTTCCTCGCCGTCATGGCGTTCGGGTGGACGGCAAGCGCACGAGCCGATTGCCCGACCACTGGGCTGCCGAAGACTTTTAACTACGGACCGATTGCGGTTTCAAACAACCTTGCCGTTGGGGACGTGATCCCAGGCACCGTGCAGTCATTTACGCTGTCCGGAAAGTGTTCTGCTGGCAGTCTGGCGAACCAGACGGTCGTAGCTTGCCCTAGTTCGCAGTATCCCGTTTCCGGTACGTCGGACGTATACAGTACGGGCCTCGCAGGTGTCGGGATGCGCATGCGAAACAGTAGCGGCACGCCGCTGATCGGATCGGGCTATTGCGACGTGAGATCATCGCTCGGAACAACCGCCGCCGACGGAAGTTTCAACGTGTCCGGTACTTTGGAACTCGTCAAAACCGGAACCATCACTGGCGGCACGATTACACCCACAAGCACCGTTGCGAACTACTTCACTGGGCTACTCGGTACAGGCGTCGTACTCAATAATGGCACTAACACAATGCAGATCGCGAACGGTACCGCGATCCGGACTGTGACCTGCTCCGTCACGGCCGCCACGGCCTACCAGACGGTTCCTCTGGCGACGATCAGCCCGTCCATGCTTGCAAATGCCGGCGCCGTCGCAGCAAAGACCCCGTTTTCACTCGCGCTTAACTGCGACAAAGGCATTAGCGTCGCGATAACGTTTACATCCGCCTCTGGCGCTAGCGGCATTCCATCTGTGCTGGGCTCGAACGGCAGCGCGAGTGGCGTCGGCGTGCAGCTTCTCGACGCCTCGCAAAAACCCATCACGCTCGGTACCGCGCTCCCGCTGACTTCGTCCACGCTCGGCAACGATTCGTTCCCGTTTTACGCCCAGTACTACCGCCTGAGCGCGGCCACTGTAAAGGCAGGGAGAGTCAACGCCACCGGCATCTTTACTATGAGTTACCAGTGA
- a CDS encoding fimbria/pilus outer membrane usher protein: protein MKLSPRHPSLAQANECVSSLGLRPAAAVVLSVFAVLGAVQSASVHASETNGADAVQFDTTFLRTDATQGVDVTRFARGNTVSPGVYSVDIWVNDVRVARQDVHFVAPHEGKNARACLSRQMLEKLGVDFAKVGAGENGKAAGNATTPALAAQPAHANDAAANADDCVDLAALVPESSIDFDFSEQKLMLSVPQKYMRNAARGYVPPEMWQKGVNAGFVSYNANTYHTAGSGMQSTQSYLGLNAGVNIGAWHFRHQSSVTQQTGQGTRFDDIATYVQHDVAALKSQVTIGDGNTTGDVFDSVQFRGAQIATDDRMLPESLRGYAPVVRGTAETNARVSIRQNGQVIYETSVSPGPFEINDLYATGYGGNLDVTVTESDGRTKSFTVPYAAVAQSLRPGTTRFSVTAGQLRNATLDTRPNFAQFTLQRGLTNLVTAYGGGIASNGYVAADVGAALNTKFGAFSADVTAAQTQVPNESTMRGTSLRIGYSKFIDPTNTNISVAAYRYSTAGFMSLSDAASVRDLAMRGGDTNSVYRQRNRFQLTVNQSFKKYGTVFLSASAQQYWNHDGSDTFYQAGYTNSYKYGTYSVTAGRTRNSDGSMSNQFMVSTTIPLGHSQHAPLLSANLSTGSGTTNMQTNLSGSLGDANQYSYNAYGTYGSGNGSSTGNAGVSGTYRAPYAQLTASASSGSQSSQVSAGISGSVVVHPGGVTLSQTVGDTFGIVEAPGAAGANVSSAPGVKLDRRGYAVVPYLTPYGMNTVDIDPKGTSTDVEFQSTSEQAVPRLGSVVMLKYKLVSGRAALIRAPQLGGKALPFGADVVDANGKTVGVVAQDSRIFARGLEDQGALFVKWGSAAAESCRIDYVMPKKAEKVSQAYTSIESHCVAGEMTAEVAEKPAALAY, encoded by the coding sequence ATGAAACTTTCACCTCGTCACCCGTCGCTTGCTCAAGCCAATGAATGCGTGAGTTCGCTCGGACTTCGCCCTGCTGCTGCCGTCGTACTGTCGGTTTTCGCGGTGTTGGGCGCTGTCCAGTCGGCGAGCGTGCATGCATCTGAAACCAACGGCGCGGATGCCGTTCAGTTCGACACGACGTTCCTGCGCACCGACGCCACGCAAGGCGTGGACGTCACGCGATTCGCACGCGGCAATACCGTGTCGCCGGGTGTCTATTCAGTCGATATCTGGGTCAATGATGTGCGTGTGGCGCGTCAGGACGTGCATTTTGTCGCGCCGCATGAAGGGAAAAATGCACGGGCATGTTTGAGCCGTCAGATGCTGGAAAAGCTCGGCGTCGACTTCGCCAAGGTGGGTGCGGGCGAAAATGGCAAGGCAGCCGGGAATGCGACGACGCCCGCGTTGGCCGCCCAGCCGGCGCACGCTAATGACGCCGCCGCGAATGCCGACGATTGCGTCGATCTGGCCGCGCTGGTGCCCGAATCCTCGATCGATTTCGATTTCTCCGAGCAGAAGCTGATGCTGAGCGTGCCGCAGAAATACATGCGCAACGCCGCGCGCGGCTACGTGCCGCCGGAGATGTGGCAAAAGGGCGTCAACGCCGGCTTCGTCAGCTACAACGCGAACACCTATCACACCGCCGGCTCGGGCATGCAGTCGACGCAAAGCTATCTCGGCCTGAATGCCGGCGTGAATATCGGCGCGTGGCATTTCCGTCATCAATCGTCGGTGACGCAGCAGACGGGGCAGGGCACGCGTTTCGACGACATCGCGACGTACGTGCAGCACGATGTCGCCGCGTTGAAATCGCAGGTCACGATCGGCGACGGCAACACGACCGGCGACGTGTTCGACAGCGTGCAGTTTCGCGGCGCGCAGATCGCGACCGACGACCGCATGTTGCCCGAGTCGTTGCGCGGTTATGCGCCCGTCGTGCGCGGTACGGCCGAGACGAACGCGCGTGTCTCGATCCGCCAGAACGGTCAGGTGATCTATGAGACGAGCGTGTCGCCGGGTCCGTTCGAAATCAACGATCTGTACGCGACGGGTTACGGCGGCAATCTCGACGTGACCGTCACGGAATCCGACGGCCGCACGAAGAGCTTCACCGTGCCGTATGCCGCGGTCGCGCAATCCCTGCGGCCGGGCACCACGCGCTTCTCGGTGACGGCTGGCCAGTTGCGTAACGCGACGCTCGATACCAGGCCGAATTTCGCGCAATTCACGTTGCAGCGCGGCCTCACGAATCTGGTGACGGCTTATGGCGGCGGCATTGCGTCAAACGGGTATGTGGCCGCCGATGTCGGCGCCGCGCTCAACACGAAGTTCGGCGCATTTTCGGCCGACGTGACCGCCGCTCAAACTCAGGTGCCGAATGAAAGCACGATGCGCGGCACCAGTTTGCGGATCGGCTACAGCAAGTTCATCGATCCGACGAACACGAACATTTCGGTCGCGGCTTACCGTTATTCGACGGCGGGCTTCATGAGCCTCTCGGACGCGGCATCGGTGCGCGATCTGGCGATGCGTGGCGGCGATACCAATTCGGTTTATCGGCAACGCAATCGCTTCCAGCTCACGGTCAACCAGAGCTTCAAGAAGTACGGGACGGTTTTTCTGAGCGCGTCGGCCCAGCAATACTGGAATCACGACGGCAGCGACACGTTCTATCAGGCCGGTTACACGAACAGCTACAAGTACGGCACGTACAGCGTGACGGCCGGCCGCACGCGTAACTCGGACGGTTCGATGTCGAACCAGTTCATGGTGAGCACCACGATTCCGCTGGGCCATAGTCAGCATGCGCCGCTTCTGTCGGCGAACCTGTCGACCGGTTCGGGTACCACGAACATGCAGACCAACCTGAGCGGCTCGCTCGGCGATGCGAACCAGTATTCGTACAACGCGTACGGCACGTATGGCAGCGGCAATGGCAGCAGTACCGGCAACGCCGGTGTGAGCGGCACGTACCGCGCGCCGTACGCGCAACTGACGGCGTCCGCGAGCTCGGGCTCGCAATCGAGCCAGGTGTCGGCGGGGATCAGCGGATCGGTGGTTGTGCATCCGGGCGGCGTCACGCTGTCGCAGACCGTGGGCGACACCTTCGGCATCGTCGAGGCGCCGGGTGCAGCCGGCGCGAATGTGAGCAGCGCGCCTGGCGTGAAGCTCGATCGTCGCGGATATGCGGTGGTGCCTTACCTCACGCCGTACGGCATGAACACCGTCGATATCGATCCGAAAGGCACGTCCACCGACGTCGAATTCCAGTCGACTTCGGAGCAGGCCGTGCCGCGCCTCGGTTCCGTGGTGATGCTCAAGTACAAGCTGGTGAGCGGGCGCGCGGCGTTGATCCGCGCACCGCAATTGGGTGGCAAGGCGTTGCCGTTCGGCGCGGATGTGGTGGACGCGAATGGCAAGACGGTGGGCGTCGTCGCGCAGGACAGCCGGATTTTCGCGCGGGGCCTGGAGGATCAGGGTGCGCTGTTCGTGAAGTGGGGCTCGGCGGCGGCGGAGTCGTGCCGTATCGACTACGTGATGCCGAAGAAAGCGGAGAAGGTTTCGCAGGCTTATACGTCGATCGAAAGCCATTGCGTGGCGGGGGAAATGACGGCAGAAGTCGCTGAAAAACCGGCTGCACTTGCGTATTGA